A window of Rhododendron vialii isolate Sample 1 chromosome 13a, ASM3025357v1 contains these coding sequences:
- the LOC131313042 gene encoding protein LAZ1 isoform X3, with the protein MRISAIAADYLNLVEESYSTPSWATLIAGAFVALTLTLSIYLIFDHLSAYKNPEEQKFLIGVILMVPCYAVESFVSLVNPDISVDIGILRDCYESFAMYCFGRYLVACLGGEEWTIEFMEREGRTKAPLLEHGVEKGTIKHPFPMNYFIKPWKLGQWVYQVIKLGIIQYMIIKTLTAILAVVLQAFGVYCDGDFKWGCGYPYMAVVLNFSQSWALYCLVQFYTITKDELAHIQPLAKFLTFKSIVFLTWWQGVAIALLYALGLFKSPIAQSLQIQSSVQDFIICIEHRWASLPWLTCMCIRQSHTS; encoded by the exons ATGAGGATATCAGCAATAGCAGCTGATTATCTGAATCTCGTGGAGGAATCGTACTCAACACCTTCATGGGCGACTCTGATCGCCGGTGCTTTTGTCGcgctcactctcactctctccatcTACCTCATTTTCGACCACCTTTCCGCCTACAAGAACCccgag GAACAAAAGTTTTTGATTGGGGTTATCTTGATGGTTCCATGCTATGCAGTCGAATCA TTTGTATCATTGGTTAATCCAGATATTAGTGTTGACATTGGGATTCTACGTGATTGCTATGAGTCGTTTGCCATGTACTGCTTCGGAAGATATCTTGTTGCATGTTTAG GTGGTGAAGAGTGGACTATCGAGTTTATGGAGAGAGAAGGACGCACAAAAGCCCCATTATTGGAACATGGTGTAGAAAAAGGAACTATAAAGCATCCTTTCCCCATGAATTACTTCATAAAGCCATGGAAGCTGGGCCAGTGGGTTTACCAAGTTATCAAACTTGGTATTATTCAGTAT ATGATAATAAAAACTTTGACTGCTATTTTAGCAGTAGTTCTCCAGGCCTTTGGTGTCTATTGTGATGGCGACTTCAAATGGGGATGCGG GTATCCTTATATGGCTGTGGTTCTAAATTTCAGTCAGTCATGGGCTTTGTATTGTTTAGTTCAATTTTACACCATTACGAAGGATGAATTGGCGCACATCCAACCACTGGCCAAGTTTCTGACATTTAAATCCATTGTATTTTTAACTTGGTGGCAAGGTGTGGCTATTGCCCTTCTCTATGCCCTTGGATTATTTAAAAGTCCGATAGCTCAATCTTTGCAGATTCAATCAAGTGTTCAAGACTTCATCATTTGTATAGAG
- the LOC131313951 gene encoding protein FAR-RED IMPAIRED RESPONSE 1-like, with amino-acid sequence MTKAFANVLPNTHHRYCIWHIVSKFSKKISALYYKKYYDEFKKCIWNSESPEEFEAKWVDVVHKANLSSNEWLKAMYEIRERWILAYMKHMFSAHMTSSQRAEISHSFFKKYVSLNNSLYDFVTRFARVLSRIRHNELDLDHKDLNEKPQLKTSFPMESTMSELYTLAIFNKFQEELFQIEAYVVKMTHEDEHCCFYNVERAKIIDVPNELILARWTKSAKVKRVVDYLGGAVKEICDTSLLESVVDEAVLTEDGSELLEEALCLVRKKLCAKDPRSEYGEGSAIQMSSPREHSFKEPLHVRAKGYDNSSQDVRLSDDNNEEDDDDGLVLPHGLMLPNVAFWNCLLHVLKLFRNTSIIQLHAACCKLHFGMNLFAAFFLELLFGNLQFGSFYNWGCFLVIREFEDLILDQCNSNYGTPGLSA; translated from the exons ATGACAAAGGCATTTGCTAATGTTCTTCCAAATACGCACCACAGATATTGCATTTGGCACATTGTGAGTAAATTTTCTAAAAAGATAAGTGCattatattataaaaaatattatgacgAGTTCAAAAAATGCATATGGAATTCTGAGAGCCCTGAAGAGTTTGAGGCTAAATGGGTAGATGTTGTACACAAAGCCAACTTATCCTCCAATGAATGGTTGAAAGCCATGTACGAAATCCGTGAGAGATGGATTCTGGCATATATGAAACACATGTTTTCCGcccacatgactagtagtcaaaGGGCTGAGATTTCTCATTCTTTCTTCAAGAAGTATGTTTCTTTAAATAATTCTTTGTACGACTTTGTGACGCGGTTTGCTAGGGTGCTTTCTCGCATACGGCATAATGAATTAGATTTGGATcataaagatctcaatgagaagCCACAATTGAAAACATCGTTTCCCATGGAGTCCACAATGAGTGAGTTGTATACATTGGCCATATTTAACAAGTTTCAAGAGGAACTCTTTCAAATTGAGGCGTACGTGGTTAAGATGACACATGAGGATGAACATTGTTGTTTCTACAATGTTGAGAGGGCGAAG ATTATAGATGTGCCTAATGAGTTAATTTTGGCGAGATGGACTAAATCGGCAAAAGTTAAGAGAGTTGTAGATTATTTGGGTGGGGCCGTCAAAGAAATATGTGACACTTCTTTGTTGGAGAG CGTAGTTGATGAGGCCGTATTAACTGAAGATGGAAGTGAACTTTTGGAAGAAGCTTTGTGTTTGGTTCGAAAGAAGCTATGTGCCAAGGATCCTAGAAGTGAATATGGCGAAGGGAGTGCTATCCAAATGTCTAGTCCTCGTGAACATAGTTTTAAAGAACCGCTTCATGTAAGGGCAAAGGGTTATGATAA TTCTTCGCAAGATGTTAGGTTGAGTGATGACAACAATGAGGAGGACGACGAT GATGGGTTGGTGCTTCCACATGGATTGATGCTTCCAAATGTTGCATTTTGGAACTGCTTACTGCATGTATTGAAACTTTTTCGGAACACTTCTATAATTCAGCTGCATGCTGCTTGTTGCAAGTTGCATTTTGGAATGAATCTGTTTgctgcattttttttggaactacTGTTTGGAAAT CTCCAGTTTGGTTCATTCTACAATTGGGGCTGTTTTTTAGTAATTCGCGAG TTTGAAGACTTGATACTTGATCAATGTAACTCAAATTACGGAACGCCTGGGCTTTCGGCCTAG
- the LOC131313952 gene encoding protein FAR1-RELATED SEQUENCE 5-like, giving the protein MQCLEDMDVVSPLPSEVCQSSANSCQIPYIPQVKNDVIPKINQEFDTLDVVQNFYNNYAKESGFGTRAHSSRRNGDKQVIRKDYVCCKEGKLVPKKPVENSESSKLRRGLIQEGCGAKLSVRRAKSGDKYVVSQFVEAHNHPLTSPRRVHLLRSHRKVSVAKKSFGTTTIASKCAKLPTNEYFREKNSGFMFTMEKDDEERLTYCFWADATSRQSYQYFGDVVAFDTMYTINRYSMIFAPILGVNHHRQTMLFGCGLLSDESSDSFE; this is encoded by the exons ATgcagtgtttggaagatatggacGTAGTCTCACCATTACCATCTGAAGTGTGTCAATCATCTGCCAATTCTTGTCAAATACCTTACATTCCTCAAGTTAAGAATGACGtgataccaaaaattaatcaagagtTTGACACTTTAGATGTCGTGCAAAATTTTTACAACAATTATGCTAAAGAGTCAGGATTTGGTACGCGAGCACATTCTAGCAGGAGGAATGGGGATAAACAAGTCATTAGGAAAGACTATGTTTGCTGCAAAGAAGGTAAGTTGGTGCCCAAAAAACCTGTAGAAAATAGTGAATCCTCAAAACTACGTCGGGGTTTAATTCAAGAGGGTTGTGGTGCGAAATTGTCTGTTAGAAGAGCTAAGTCCGGTGACAAGTATGTTGTCTCCCAATTTGTTGAGGCACATAACCACCCTCTTACGTCTCCAAGGAGGGTGCATTTGTTGCGATCTCATCGTAAAGTGTCAGTTGCCAAAAAAAGCTTTGGCACAACAACTATCGCAAGCAAATGTGCCAAATTGCCAACAAATGAGTATTTTCGAG AAAAGAACTCAGGGTTTATGTTTACAATGGAGAAAGATGATGAGGAGAGGTTGACTTATTGTTTTTGGGCAGATGCCACGTCTAGACAGTCGTACCAATATTTTGGGGATGTTGTGGCGTTTGATACCATGTACACCATAAACCGATACTCTATGATTTTTGCTCCTATATTAGGGGTTAATCACCACAGACAGACTATGCTATTTGGGTGTGGGCTTTTAAGTGATGAATCGAGTGATTCTTTTGAGTAG